The Parashewanella spongiae genome has a window encoding:
- a CDS encoding RidA family protein, giving the protein MAEKQIIATDKAPAAIGTYSQAVKVDNTVYLSGQIPLVPSTMEMISDDFAEQVVQVFENMTAVCEASGGSLADIVKLNIFLTDLSHFATVNEIMSRYFSQPYPARAAIGVKELPKASLVEMDGIMVL; this is encoded by the coding sequence ATGGCAGAAAAACAAATTATCGCGACTGATAAAGCTCCTGCAGCAATTGGCACTTATTCACAAGCTGTTAAAGTTGATAATACCGTCTATTTATCAGGTCAAATACCATTAGTGCCAAGCACTATGGAAATGATCAGCGATGACTTCGCTGAACAAGTTGTGCAAGTATTTGAAAATATGACCGCTGTATGCGAAGCCTCTGGCGGCAGTTTGGCAGATATCGTCAAACTAAATATCTTTCTGACCGATCTGTCTCATTTCGCTACCGTTAATGAAATCATGAGTCGCTACTTTTCACAGCCATACCCTGCACGAGCGGCTATTGGCGTAAAAGAATTACCGAAAGCATCTTTGGTTGAAATGGACGGGATCATGGTACTTTAG
- the rpoZ gene encoding DNA-directed RNA polymerase subunit omega, protein MARVTVEDAVEQIGNRFDMILVAARRARQIAVQGKDPMVEPQNDKPTVIALREIELGLVNAGTLDAAERQIVREREAAEIAAVAAIAEGRQF, encoded by the coding sequence ATGGCTCGCGTAACTGTAGAAGACGCCGTTGAACAAATCGGCAACCGTTTTGATATGATCCTAGTTGCAGCACGCCGTGCTCGCCAAATTGCCGTACAAGGCAAAGATCCAATGGTTGAACCACAAAACGATAAGCCAACAGTGATTGCTTTGCGAGAAATTGAGTTGGGTCTTGTCAATGCTGGCACACTAGACGCTGCAGAGCGCCAAATCGTTCGTGAACGTGAAGCGGCTGAAATTGCTGCTGTTGCCGCTATCGCTGAAGGTCGTCAGTTTTAA
- the spoT gene encoding bifunctional GTP diphosphokinase/guanosine-3',5'-bis pyrophosphate 3'-pyrophosphohydrolase, translating into MYLFEGLNEVASSYLTAEQVVLLKQAYQVARDAHEGQMRSSGEPYITHPVAVAIILAEMRLDHETVMAAILHDTIEDTEITKEHLTDLFGADVAELVEGVSKLDKLKFRDKKEAQAENFRKMMLAMTQDIRVILIKLADRTHNMRTLGSLRPDKRRRIARETLEIYAPIANRLGIHNIKSELEDLGFQAYYPMRYRVLKMVVKAARGNRKELIQSIEAAIDTRLTDANLTGVVKGREKNLYSIYNKMRNKEVQFQEVMDIYAFRVKVDSIDTCYRVLGAMHSLYKPRPGRFKDYIAIPKANGYQSLHTSLIGPHGVPVEVQIRTEDMDQMADKGVAAHWAYKSDDQSTMGTTSQVRARKWMQSLLDLQQSASTSFEFVENVKTGLFPDEIYVFTPDGRILELPAGATAVDFAYEVHTDVGNTCVGAKINRQAYPLSLPLETGQTVEIITASSARPNAAWLNFVVTGKARAKIRQVLKHVKGKDAISLGKRLLNHALGEHKLDTIDSAQIEKVLTDTKHDTLDSLLTDIGLGNAMSIVIAQRLVGDLPMVQDESRDSHLMPIRGAEGMLVSYANCCRPIPGDTVIAHVSPGKGLVVHMENCANIRGYQAEPEKYIPVEWDNAEGTEFQANLRIEIVNHQGALAKITSIVSTEHSNIHNLSTEERDGRVYMINLRVSVTDRIHLANVMRRIRVLSEVLRISRNH; encoded by the coding sequence TTGTATCTGTTTGAAGGCCTTAACGAAGTAGCATCAAGTTACTTAACTGCAGAGCAGGTCGTTCTACTTAAGCAAGCTTATCAAGTCGCTCGAGATGCCCATGAAGGGCAAATGCGCAGCAGCGGCGAACCTTACATCACTCATCCTGTTGCCGTTGCGATCATTCTTGCTGAAATGCGTCTTGATCACGAAACAGTCATGGCTGCCATTCTTCACGATACCATTGAAGATACCGAAATCACTAAAGAACACCTCACTGACTTATTTGGTGCCGATGTGGCTGAATTGGTTGAAGGTGTATCAAAACTCGATAAGCTGAAATTTCGCGATAAGAAAGAAGCTCAAGCTGAAAACTTCCGCAAAATGATGCTGGCCATGACTCAAGATATTCGCGTCATATTAATTAAACTGGCTGATCGCACCCATAATATGCGGACGCTCGGTTCATTAAGGCCGGATAAACGGCGACGAATCGCTCGAGAAACCTTAGAAATTTATGCACCCATCGCCAACCGTCTTGGTATTCACAATATTAAGTCAGAACTCGAAGATTTAGGCTTCCAAGCTTATTATCCCATGCGATATCGCGTACTTAAAATGGTGGTCAAAGCCGCGCGTGGTAATCGTAAAGAGCTTATCCAAAGCATTGAAGCGGCGATTGATACCCGATTAACTGATGCCAATCTCACTGGTGTTGTTAAAGGTCGTGAAAAAAATCTTTATTCCATTTACAACAAGATGCGTAATAAAGAAGTTCAGTTCCAAGAAGTGATGGACATTTATGCCTTTCGAGTAAAAGTCGATTCAATTGATACTTGTTATCGAGTTCTTGGTGCCATGCACAGCTTATATAAGCCGCGACCTGGCCGATTCAAAGACTATATTGCCATTCCTAAAGCCAACGGTTATCAATCCTTACATACTTCATTAATTGGCCCTCATGGTGTCCCAGTTGAAGTTCAGATCCGTACTGAAGATATGGATCAAATGGCGGATAAAGGCGTTGCAGCACATTGGGCTTACAAGTCTGACGACCAGAGTACAATGGGTACAACCAGCCAAGTTCGCGCCCGAAAGTGGATGCAAAGCCTGCTTGATTTACAACAGAGCGCCAGCACTTCCTTTGAGTTTGTTGAAAACGTAAAGACTGGGCTTTTCCCCGACGAAATATACGTATTTACACCTGATGGACGTATTTTAGAACTGCCAGCAGGCGCGACCGCCGTAGATTTCGCTTACGAAGTGCATACCGATGTGGGTAATACTTGTGTTGGAGCAAAAATCAACCGTCAAGCTTACCCGCTGAGTCTCCCGTTAGAAACCGGACAAACAGTTGAAATTATTACCGCCAGCAGTGCTCGCCCGAATGCCGCGTGGCTCAACTTTGTGGTCACAGGTAAAGCTCGCGCCAAAATTCGCCAAGTATTAAAGCATGTAAAAGGTAAGGATGCGATTTCTTTAGGTAAACGCCTACTGAATCACGCCCTTGGTGAACACAAATTAGATACCATCGATTCCGCTCAGATTGAAAAAGTACTCACTGACACGAAGCACGATACTTTGGACTCTTTGCTCACAGACATCGGCTTAGGTAATGCCATGAGCATAGTGATTGCACAGCGTCTTGTCGGTGACTTACCTATGGTTCAGGATGAAAGTCGTGATTCACACCTTATGCCTATCCGTGGTGCTGAGGGCATGTTGGTTTCTTACGCCAATTGCTGTCGTCCAATCCCCGGTGATACAGTCATTGCCCATGTCAGTCCCGGTAAAGGCTTAGTGGTTCATATGGAAAACTGCGCCAACATTCGTGGTTATCAAGCTGAGCCTGAAAAATACATTCCTGTTGAATGGGATAATGCTGAAGGCACTGAGTTCCAAGCCAACTTAAGGATCGAGATTGTCAATCATCAAGGTGCATTGGCAAAAATTACTTCTATTGTCTCAACAGAACACTCCAATATTCATAATTTGAGTACAGAAGAACGTGATGGCAGAGTATATATGATTAATTTGAGGGTTTCGGTAACCGATAGGATACATCTCGCCAATGTAATGCGACGTATTCGAGTACTGTCCGAAGTCCTTCGTATCTCAAGAAACCATTAA
- the trmH gene encoding tRNA (guanosine(18)-2'-O)-methyltransferase TrmH — protein MTPERFSRITDMLNHRQPDLTLCLDKVHKSNNVSAIVRTADAVGIHQIHAVMPDRGMQVSGNTASGSQQWVQTVKHRNITQAIEHLKLKNMQIIVTNFSDKAVDFREVDYCQPSAIFLGCERDGVSAEAIALADKQITIPMIGMVQSLNVSVAAGAILYEAQRQRQLADMYGINKLPEAYCQKLLFEQGHPIYAKACRRKGLPYPKIDELGQIKANREWWALMRKPADDPGNIS, from the coding sequence ATGACTCCTGAACGTTTTTCCCGTATCACTGACATGCTCAACCATCGCCAACCTGATTTAACCTTGTGTCTCGACAAAGTACATAAATCGAATAATGTCTCTGCGATTGTTCGTACAGCAGACGCTGTGGGTATTCATCAAATACATGCGGTTATGCCCGATCGTGGTATGCAGGTATCGGGCAACACGGCATCAGGCAGTCAGCAATGGGTTCAAACCGTAAAGCACCGAAACATTACCCAAGCTATCGAGCATTTAAAACTGAAAAATATGCAGATTATTGTGACGAATTTTAGTGATAAAGCGGTCGATTTTCGAGAGGTGGATTATTGCCAACCTAGCGCAATTTTCTTAGGTTGTGAGCGTGATGGTGTCAGTGCTGAAGCGATAGCGTTAGCCGATAAACAAATCACGATTCCCATGATAGGCATGGTGCAATCGCTTAATGTTTCTGTGGCCGCTGGCGCAATCTTATACGAAGCTCAAAGGCAAAGGCAGCTCGCTGACATGTATGGCATAAATAAACTGCCTGAAGCCTACTGTCAAAAATTACTGTTCGAGCAAGGTCATCCGATTTATGCCAAAGCGTGCCGCCGAAAAGGGTTACCTTACCCAAAAATTGATGAATTAGGGCAAATTAAGGCAAATCGTGAATGGTGGGCGTTGATGCGTAAACCTGCTGATGATCCTGGAAACATCAGTTGA
- the gmk gene encoding guanylate kinase: MSSHGTLFIISAPSGAGKSSLLSALLKDKPADMQVSVSHTTRAPRVGEKDAQHYHFVDRETFKQLIDQDNFVEWAEVFGNFYGTSKVVIEQTLAQGIDVFLDIDWQGAQQVKKLMPKAVGIFILPPSKDELERRLTGRGQDNTDVIKGRMAQAVSEISHYNEYEYVIVNDDFDLALADLTAIIRSQRLTLASQSHTHNGMIMDLLAE; the protein is encoded by the coding sequence ATGAGCAGCCATGGCACTCTTTTTATCATTTCAGCCCCAAGTGGTGCAGGAAAATCATCACTGTTATCAGCTTTGCTCAAAGATAAACCGGCCGATATGCAGGTCTCAGTTTCACACACGACACGCGCTCCTAGAGTTGGAGAAAAAGATGCGCAGCACTATCATTTTGTCGATAGAGAGACCTTTAAGCAGCTCATTGATCAAGACAATTTTGTTGAATGGGCGGAAGTATTCGGTAACTTCTATGGCACCTCAAAGGTGGTCATTGAACAAACATTAGCCCAAGGTATTGATGTGTTTCTTGATATCGACTGGCAAGGGGCGCAACAAGTTAAAAAGTTAATGCCGAAAGCTGTTGGGATATTTATTTTACCGCCATCAAAAGACGAACTTGAACGACGTCTCACGGGCCGAGGACAAGACAACACCGATGTCATCAAGGGACGAATGGCGCAAGCTGTTTCAGAGATTTCTCATTATAATGAGTATGAATACGTCATCGTAAATGACGATTTTGACTTAGCATTAGCCGATTTAACTGCCATCATTCGCTCACAACGGCTAACCTTAGCTAGTCAGAGTCATACTCACAATGGTATGATTATGGATCTATTGGCAGAATAA